The genomic region GCTGCTGTACGGCCGATCTCGATCTTGCCGCCGCCGCAGCCTGGCGTGAGCGCGAGCCGGTGGCGCGCCACCGGCGGCCCGAGATCTACCAATGAGCCGGAGGGGATGCAGCCGATGAACCCGTTCGATTACGCCGTCATCATCGCCTATCTTGGGGGCATGCTTGTGCTCGGATTCATCTTCCGCCACCAGCGCGGTGAACGCGATTACTTTCTTGCCGATGGGCGGCTCGGCTGGCCCGCGCTGGCGCTGTCGGCGATGGCCACCCAGCTCGGCGCCATCAGCTTCGTCTCGGCGCCGGCTTTCGTGGGCCTGCGCGAGGGAGGCGGCATGGTCTGGCTCGCCTATGAGTTCGGCGTCCCGCTCGGCATCGCGCTCGTTCTCGCGACCGTTGCGCCGGCTCTGTATCGCAGCGGGGTCGTGACGATCTACGAGTTCATCGAGCGCCGGTTCGGACTGGGGACGCGCCTCGCCCTGTCTTCGACCTTCCAGCTTTCGCGCGGTCTTGCGACGGCGGTCACGATCTACGCGGTGGCCGTAATCCTGAAGGCCGGGTTCGGCGTCCCCTTCTGGCAGTCTCTCATCATCGTGGGGGCCGGCACCGCCCTCTATTCGATCATGGGCGGAATGCGGGCGGTGGTGATCGGGGATGCGATCCAGATGACGATCATCGTCACCGCGATTTTGACCTGCCTTGCCTTCGGTCTGGCGGCGCTCGGAGGATGGTCGGTGCTGCTGGATGCCGTCGATCCGACCCGGCTCACGGTTCTGCGCACCGGCTCGCTCGGGTTTTCCGGAGACGAATTCGGCCTGTGGCCCATGATCTTCGGCGGCATCGTGCTCTATGCATCCTACTACGGCTGCGACCAGACCCAGGCCCAGCGGCTGCTTGCCGCAAAGGACTATCGGGCCGGGCGCCGCGTGCTGCTGGCAAACGGCCTCCTGCGCGGGCCGATCACGCTTACCTACTGTCTCATGGGGCTGGTGGTAGGGGCGCTGGCCATGCGCCACCCCGGATTCGGCGCGCAGGTTTCCGCCTCCGAGCCGGATCGGCTGATCCCGCT from Rhodothalassiaceae bacterium harbors:
- a CDS encoding sodium:solute symporter, with protein sequence MNPFDYAVIIAYLGGMLVLGFIFRHQRGERDYFLADGRLGWPALALSAMATQLGAISFVSAPAFVGLREGGGMVWLAYEFGVPLGIALVLATVAPALYRSGVVTIYEFIERRFGLGTRLALSSTFQLSRGLATAVTIYAVAVILKAGFGVPFWQSLIIVGAGTALYSIMGGMRAVVIGDAIQMTIIVTAILTCLAFGLAALGGWSVLLDAVDPTRLTVLRTGSLGFSGDEFGLWPMIFGGIVLYASYYGCDQTQAQRLLAAKDYRAGRRVLLANGLLRGPITLTYCLMGLVVGALAMRHPGFGAQVSASEPDRLIPLFILTYLPHGLIGFVFVGILAAAMSSLSSAINSLAAVSVEDWCRLRGRPQEPGRTLVWARWAAIGWGAFTLAFSGLVARIAPTVIEAINKIGSLFYGPILAVFLLAVVSPRAGGRAAIAGLLGGLAVNLGLWLFFPQVFWFWWNAVGCLVALGIGGAVSRLAPAPRSMPDAASQAAWRELCAPTGWALYAVFLALLATGAAFGHLKG